The genomic region ATGGTGGCGGGCAGGGTGAAGGAGCGCTGGAACGAGCCGTACGCACGCTCGATCCGGAGGTAGTTCTCCTCCTTCACGTCCTTTTCGAACTTGCGCTCCCCCCGCAGGCTCAGGGTGTTGTCCCGGACGTTGATCTCGATGTCCTCCTGGGTGAGCCCAGGGAGCTCCGCCTTCATCACCACCCGGTCCGGCGTCTCATAGATGTCTACCGAGGGCGTCCAGGTGGAGGCGGCGATCCCCTCGTCCTCGGGCCGCGTCCGGCTGAGGGTCTGGTCGAAGAGGCGGTTCATCCGCTCCTGGATGGACATGAGATCCCGAAAGGGGTCCCAGCGCACAATGGCCATGATCGTCCTCCTTTCCTCTCGTCTTCCTGACCTACTTGTCCTTCTTCCCGAGATCCTCGAACTCCGCGTCAACCACGTCACCCTCCTGGGTGCCGCCGGGGCCGCCCGCCTTCTCGCGGGTCTCGCCCTCCGCCGCCTGCCGCTTCTCCTTCGCCGCCTGCTCATACATGGCCTTGCCGATCCGCTGGGCGGCGGAATTCAGCGCCTCCATCGTCTGCTTGATCCGACCGATGTCGCCCGACTCCACGGCCTTCTTGGCATCGGCGATGGCGTCCTCGATCGGCTTGATGTCGGCGATCGGGATCTTCTCCCGGTGCTCGTTCAGCGTCTTCTCGGTCGCGTAGACCAGCTGCTCGGCCTGATTCCGGAGCTCGATCTCCTGCCGCCGCTTCTTGTCGTCGTCGGCGTGCTTCTCCGCCTCCTTCACCATCTTCTCGATCTCGTCCCTCGCGAGGCCGCTGGAGGCGGTGATGGTGATCTGCTGCTCCTTGCCGGTGGCCAGGTCC from Candidatus Methylomirabilis sp. harbors:
- a CDS encoding Hsp20/alpha crystallin family protein gives rise to the protein MAIVRWDPFRDLMSIQERMNRLFDQTLSRTRPEDEGIAASTWTPSVDIYETPDRVVMKAELPGLTQEDIEINVRDNTLSLRGERKFEKDVKEENYLRIERAYGSFQRSFTLPATIQQDKIKAVFKDGVLEVTLPKAEEARPKQIKIDVK